One region of Ahniella affigens genomic DNA includes:
- the kdsA gene encoding 3-deoxy-8-phosphooctulonate synthase, producing MHLCGFEVGPEQPFFLIAGPCVIESLQLAIDTAGQLKEMTAALGIPFIYKSSFDKANRSSGKSFRGPGLEAGLQVLAEVKRQINVPVLTDVHEYTPMQEVASVVDVLQTPAFLCRQTDFILNVCSVGKPVNIKKGQFLAPWDMRHVAEKAKSTGNQQIMVCERGVSFGYNNLVSDMRSLVVMKDTGCPVVFDATHSVQLPGGQGDKSGGQREFVPALARAAVAVGVSGLFMETHPDPEQALSDGPNAWPLGQMRELLVQLQGFDRLAKGLSA from the coding sequence ATGCACCTTTGTGGTTTCGAAGTTGGACCGGAACAACCCTTTTTCCTGATTGCTGGGCCGTGCGTCATCGAGTCTCTGCAGCTCGCGATCGATACCGCCGGGCAGCTAAAGGAGATGACGGCAGCGCTCGGCATTCCGTTCATCTACAAGTCCAGCTTCGACAAGGCCAACCGGTCTTCGGGTAAGAGCTTTCGTGGCCCTGGCCTGGAAGCGGGTTTGCAGGTGCTGGCCGAAGTCAAACGCCAAATCAACGTGCCGGTTTTGACGGATGTGCACGAATACACACCGATGCAGGAAGTCGCATCGGTGGTGGATGTGCTGCAAACGCCGGCGTTCCTGTGCCGTCAGACCGATTTCATTTTGAATGTGTGTTCAGTCGGCAAGCCGGTCAATATCAAGAAGGGCCAGTTTCTGGCGCCGTGGGACATGCGCCATGTTGCGGAAAAGGCCAAGTCCACCGGCAATCAGCAGATCATGGTCTGCGAGCGCGGCGTGAGTTTTGGTTACAACAACCTGGTGTCCGACATGCGGTCGCTCGTGGTCATGAAAGACACCGGTTGCCCGGTGGTATTTGACGCCACGCACTCGGTGCAATTGCCGGGCGGGCAGGGCGACAAGTCGGGTGGCCAGCGCGAGTTTGTGCCGGCGCTGGCGCGTGCCGCCGTGGCGGTGGGCGTGTCGGGCTTGTTCATGGAAACCCATCCGGATCCGGAACAGGCGCTTTCGGACGGTCCGAACGCGTGGCCGCTCGGACAAATGCGCGAGTTGCTCGTGCAGCTGCAAGGGTTTGATCGACTGGCGAAGGGATTGTCCGCATGA
- a CDS encoding CTP synthase yields the protein MTPLIFVTGGVVSSLGKGIASASLGAILEARGLKVTMMKLDPYINVDPGTMSPFQHGEVYVLDDGAETDLDLGHYERFVSTHLSAANAITTGKIYESVIRKERRGDYLGATVQVIPHITDEIKARVKEATDGFDVALVEIGGTVGDIESQPFLEAIRQLRIEYGIENTLFMHLTLVPFIKAAGEIKTKPTQHSVKELRNIGIQADILLCRCEDELPDAERRKIAMFTNVPTDAVISAIDLPSIYRIPIWLHEQGLDNLVIKQLKLNAKECDLSDWQRVVDSVEKPTDTVDIAIVGKYVEHKDAYKSLGEALVHGGIHNRVKVNLHWLESEAIESDGTKILEGYDAILVPGGFGQRGFEGKIQAAGFARTRKVPYFGICYGMHAATVEFARNVCGLAGANSTENDKQSPHPVIALITEWTTAGGDVVRRDEQSDKGGTMRLGAQECRLKHGTLARELYGKDVIIERHRHRFEFNNRYRQQLEDHGLVICGKSIDDMLVEMIELKDHPWFVACQAHPEFMSTPRQSHPLFKGFVKAALEQKQRGSNVRQLVA from the coding sequence ATGACCCCCCTCATCTTCGTCACAGGCGGTGTGGTGTCCTCGCTTGGCAAGGGCATTGCATCGGCGTCGTTGGGCGCCATTCTCGAAGCTCGTGGTCTCAAAGTGACCATGATGAAGCTTGATCCCTACATCAACGTCGACCCGGGCACGATGAGCCCGTTTCAGCACGGCGAAGTTTACGTTCTCGATGACGGCGCCGAGACCGATCTCGATCTTGGCCACTACGAACGTTTTGTGTCGACGCACTTGTCGGCCGCGAATGCCATTACCACCGGCAAGATCTACGAATCGGTGATCCGCAAGGAACGCCGGGGTGATTACCTCGGTGCCACCGTCCAGGTGATTCCGCATATCACGGACGAGATCAAGGCCCGCGTCAAAGAAGCGACGGATGGCTTCGACGTGGCGCTGGTCGAAATCGGCGGGACGGTCGGCGACATCGAATCGCAGCCGTTTCTGGAGGCAATTCGGCAGCTTCGCATCGAATATGGCATCGAGAACACCCTGTTCATGCACTTGACCCTGGTGCCCTTCATCAAGGCCGCCGGCGAGATCAAGACCAAGCCGACCCAACACTCGGTCAAGGAACTGCGCAATATCGGTATTCAAGCCGATATTCTGCTGTGCCGCTGCGAGGACGAATTGCCGGATGCCGAACGCCGCAAAATTGCGATGTTCACCAATGTGCCTACTGATGCGGTGATTTCGGCGATCGATTTGCCGAGCATCTATCGGATCCCGATCTGGTTGCACGAGCAGGGTCTCGACAATCTGGTCATCAAACAACTGAAGCTCAATGCCAAGGAATGCGACTTGAGCGATTGGCAGCGCGTCGTCGATTCGGTCGAAAAGCCGACTGATACCGTAGATATCGCGATTGTCGGCAAGTACGTCGAGCACAAGGACGCCTACAAGTCGTTGGGCGAGGCCTTGGTGCACGGCGGCATTCACAACCGGGTCAAGGTCAACCTGCATTGGCTGGAATCGGAGGCGATCGAGTCGGATGGCACCAAGATTCTGGAAGGCTACGACGCGATTCTGGTACCGGGCGGCTTTGGCCAGCGCGGCTTTGAGGGCAAGATTCAGGCGGCGGGTTTTGCGCGGACGCGCAAGGTGCCGTACTTCGGCATTTGCTATGGCATGCATGCGGCCACCGTCGAATTCGCGCGCAATGTCTGCGGATTGGCAGGCGCCAACAGCACCGAAAACGACAAGCAAAGCCCGCATCCGGTGATCGCGCTGATCACGGAGTGGACGACGGCGGGCGGCGACGTCGTGCGTCGCGATGAGCAGTCCGACAAGGGCGGCACCATGCGCCTCGGCGCACAGGAATGCCGCCTGAAGCACGGTACGCTGGCGCGCGAGCTCTATGGCAAGGATGTGATCATCGAGCGTCACCGGCATCGCTTCGAGTTCAACAACCGCTATCGCCAGCAATTGGAAGACCATGGCCTCGTGATCTGCGGCAAGTCGATCGACGACATGTTGGTGGAGATGATCGAGCTCAAGGATCACCCGTGGTTCGTCGCGTGTCAGGCGCACCCTGAATTCATGTCGACCCCGCGGCAATCGCACCCGCTGTTCAAAGGATTTGTCAAAGCGGCCCTTGAACAGAAGCAGCGCGGCAGCAATGTCCGTCAGCTCGTCGCCTGA
- the dapE gene encoding succinyl-diaminopimelate desuccinylase: MSDLTETLLLTQALCARNSITPNDGGCQALVAERLRTVGFQVESLRFGEVDNLWAWHGTVGKTFAFLGHTDVVPVGDREAWSSDPFVPELRDGLLYARGAADMKGSVAAMVIALERYVTAHPEHSGIVGILLTSDEEGVAEDGIRRVAETFVQRGQRIDYCLVGEPSSDKQFGDRIRIGRRGSLHAHIKVRGVQGHVAYPEKALNPIHHAAPALAELAARRWDEGNPHFPATSFQISNIHSGTGATNIIPAELNLDANFRFGTASRAEDLMRETETILVRHNLDYRIRWVLSGAPFLTAHGDLLKATQAALVAETGAEALADTGGGTSDGRFIAPMGAEVVELGPINATIHKVNECVSVADLARLERVYLDILKRMLGPARR; encoded by the coding sequence ATGTCTGACCTGACCGAAACCCTGCTGCTGACCCAGGCGCTGTGCGCCCGGAACTCCATCACGCCGAATGACGGTGGCTGTCAGGCACTGGTCGCCGAACGTTTGCGAACGGTCGGGTTTCAGGTGGAATCACTGCGGTTCGGCGAGGTCGACAACCTGTGGGCCTGGCATGGCACGGTCGGGAAGACCTTCGCGTTTTTGGGACATACCGACGTGGTGCCGGTCGGCGACCGCGAAGCCTGGAGCTCTGATCCGTTCGTGCCCGAACTGCGTGACGGGTTGCTGTATGCGCGTGGCGCCGCCGATATGAAGGGCAGTGTCGCGGCCATGGTGATCGCTTTGGAGCGCTATGTCACGGCCCACCCCGAACACTCGGGCATCGTGGGAATCCTGCTGACGAGTGACGAGGAAGGCGTCGCCGAAGACGGCATTCGCCGGGTCGCGGAGACGTTTGTCCAGCGAGGGCAGCGCATCGACTATTGCCTGGTTGGTGAGCCGTCGAGCGACAAACAATTCGGCGACCGAATCCGGATCGGCCGGCGCGGTTCGCTGCACGCGCATATCAAAGTGCGCGGGGTGCAAGGGCACGTGGCGTACCCGGAGAAGGCGCTTAACCCGATTCATCACGCCGCACCAGCATTAGCCGAACTGGCAGCGCGGCGGTGGGACGAGGGGAATCCGCATTTCCCGGCGACCAGCTTTCAAATCTCGAACATTCACTCCGGCACCGGCGCGACCAATATCATTCCCGCGGAGTTGAATCTCGATGCCAACTTCCGGTTTGGTACCGCGTCTCGTGCTGAAGATCTGATGCGTGAGACGGAGACCATTCTGGTCCGGCACAACCTGGATTATCGGATTCGGTGGGTGTTGTCGGGAGCACCCTTTTTGACTGCGCATGGCGACTTGCTGAAGGCGACGCAGGCGGCATTGGTCGCCGAAACCGGTGCCGAGGCACTCGCCGACACGGGCGGTGGTACGTCGGACGGACGCTTCATTGCGCCAATGGGTGCTGAGGTGGTGGAACTTGGGCCGATCAACGCGACGATTCACAAGGTTAATGAGTGTGTGTCGGTTGCCGATCTGGCGCGGCTGGAGCGGGTTTACCTGGATATTCTGAAGCGCATGTTGGGGCCGGCGCGGCGTTGA
- a CDS encoding Spx/MgsR family RNA polymerase-binding regulatory protein, whose product MPIVVYGLNNCDTCKKARKWLTSKGIVHHFVDYREHPIPAEALKAWAAQIGFPAMINKASTTWKNLPPNRKNPGSDPEYVLLLREYPTLLKRPFLDRDGELLLGFTHGTYEKAFGNV is encoded by the coding sequence ATGCCGATTGTCGTTTACGGTCTGAATAACTGTGATACCTGCAAAAAGGCGCGTAAGTGGTTGACAAGTAAGGGTATCGTTCACCACTTCGTGGACTACCGGGAGCACCCGATCCCAGCCGAGGCGCTCAAAGCCTGGGCAGCACAGATTGGGTTTCCGGCGATGATCAACAAAGCCAGCACGACCTGGAAGAACTTGCCGCCGAACCGGAAAAACCCAGGATCGGATCCGGAATATGTGCTGCTGCTGCGCGAGTATCCGACGCTTTTGAAGCGGCCGTTCCTCGATCGCGACGGCGAACTGTTGCTTGGCTTCACCCACGGCACTTACGAGAAGGCCTTCGGAAATGTCTGA
- the dapD gene encoding 2,3,4,5-tetrahydropyridine-2,6-dicarboxylate N-succinyltransferase, whose amino-acid sequence MTDLTALKTDIEQAFEARASLSAADLGGLKPGINAVIKALETGVLRVAEPSDAGWITHQWIKKAVLLSFRTEQNAVMPSAPAPYYDKVPLRYEGYGPEQFAAEGVRVVPGAVVRRGAHIARDVVLMPSFVNIGAHVGQGTMVDTWATVGSCAQIGAQVHLSGGVGIGGVLEPVQANPTIIEDGCFIGARSEVVEGFIVERGSVIGMGVFLGQSTRVFDRETGEIHYGRVPAYSVVVPGSLPSTDGKYSLACAVIVKKVDEKTRSKVGINELLRNAD is encoded by the coding sequence ATGACTGATTTAACCGCGCTGAAAACCGACATCGAGCAAGCTTTTGAAGCCCGTGCCAGCTTGAGTGCCGCCGACTTGGGAGGTCTGAAGCCTGGAATCAACGCGGTCATCAAGGCTCTGGAAACCGGCGTCCTGCGCGTCGCCGAGCCGTCTGATGCTGGTTGGATCACGCACCAGTGGATCAAAAAGGCGGTGCTGCTGTCGTTTCGGACTGAGCAGAACGCGGTGATGCCATCGGCGCCGGCGCCGTATTACGACAAAGTGCCGCTGCGGTATGAGGGTTACGGTCCTGAGCAGTTCGCCGCCGAGGGCGTACGCGTGGTGCCTGGGGCGGTGGTCCGGCGCGGGGCGCACATTGCCCGAGATGTGGTGCTGATGCCGAGCTTCGTCAATATCGGTGCGCATGTGGGCCAGGGCACGATGGTCGATACCTGGGCGACGGTCGGCTCGTGCGCCCAGATCGGCGCGCAGGTGCATCTGTCTGGCGGCGTCGGGATCGGCGGTGTGCTGGAGCCCGTGCAAGCCAATCCGACCATTATCGAGGACGGCTGCTTTATCGGCGCCCGGTCGGAAGTGGTCGAAGGCTTTATTGTTGAACGCGGTTCGGTGATCGGCATGGGCGTGTTCCTCGGCCAGTCGACGCGCGTGTTTGACCGCGAAACTGGCGAGATTCATTATGGTCGGGTGCCGGCTTACAGCGTTGTGGTGCCGGGTTCATTGCCGAGCACCGACGGCAAGTACAGCCTGGCTTGCGCGGTGATCGTCAAGAAGGTCGACGAGAAGACTCGGTCGAAGGTCGGCATCAACGAATTGCTCCGGAACGCGGACTGA
- the prfA gene encoding peptide chain release factor 1, whose amino-acid sequence MSPSIRRKLEALAERKVEVERLLASPEVLADQNQFRALSREYAELSPIADQMAALDSAEAGLRQARVMLDDPELRELAELEISDLTEQVARLDQALSLMLVPKDPRDDASVFLEVRAGTGGDEAAIFAGDLFRMYTRYAERRRWLVEVLSANPGEHGGFKEVVARVEGQGVFGCLKFESGTHRVQRVPETEAQGRIHTSAATVAVLPEMDLIDDVTINPADLKFDTFRASGAGGQHVNKTESAIRVTHLPSGIVVECQDERSQHKNRARALSLLKARLLDEQQQKQTAAQTELRRLQVGSGDRSQRIRTYNFPQGRLTDHRINLTLYSLEQIVQGDLGPVIEALQTEHRADELKLLTEAA is encoded by the coding sequence ATGAGCCCATCCATTCGTCGCAAATTGGAGGCGCTCGCGGAGCGCAAGGTCGAGGTCGAGCGCTTGTTGGCCAGCCCTGAAGTGCTCGCCGACCAGAATCAGTTTCGGGCGTTGTCGCGCGAGTACGCCGAGCTGAGCCCGATTGCCGATCAGATGGCGGCGTTGGATTCGGCGGAGGCGGGGCTGAGGCAAGCGCGCGTGATGCTGGATGACCCCGAATTGCGGGAGCTTGCTGAGCTTGAGATTTCGGATCTGACCGAGCAGGTCGCGCGTTTGGATCAAGCGCTCAGCCTGATGCTGGTGCCGAAAGATCCGCGTGATGATGCGAGTGTGTTCCTCGAAGTGCGCGCGGGGACGGGCGGTGACGAGGCGGCGATTTTTGCTGGCGACCTGTTTCGCATGTACACGCGCTATGCGGAGCGTCGGCGCTGGTTGGTCGAGGTGCTATCGGCGAATCCGGGTGAGCATGGTGGCTTCAAGGAAGTCGTTGCGCGCGTGGAGGGGCAGGGCGTGTTTGGCTGCCTGAAGTTCGAGTCGGGCACGCATCGCGTGCAGCGGGTGCCGGAGACCGAGGCGCAAGGGCGGATTCACACGTCGGCCGCGACCGTCGCGGTGTTGCCCGAGATGGATTTGATTGACGATGTGACGATCAATCCGGCGGACTTGAAGTTCGATACGTTTCGAGCGTCGGGCGCGGGTGGTCAGCACGTCAATAAGACGGAGTCGGCGATTCGGGTCACGCATCTTCCTTCCGGCATCGTCGTGGAATGCCAAGATGAGCGCTCGCAGCACAAGAATCGGGCGCGGGCGTTGTCGTTGTTGAAGGCGCGCTTGTTGGACGAGCAGCAGCAGAAGCAGACGGCGGCGCAGACCGAGCTTAGACGTTTGCAGGTGGGCTCGGGTGATCGCAGTCAGCGGATCCGGACGTACAATTTTCCGCAAGGACGGCTGACCGATCATCGGATCAATCTGACGCTGTATTCGTTGGAGCAGATCGTGCAGGGTGATCTGGGGCCGGTGATTGAGGCGTTGCAGACTGAGCATCGGGCGGATGAGTTGAAGTTGTTGACTGAGGCGGCTTGA
- the hemA gene encoding glutamyl-tRNA reductase yields the protein MPIFALGLNHQTAPIHLREKVSLMPERFGEALNALKRETGVEEAVLVSTCNRTELFLSGDERALNGSTAWLHRYFELNPGALDSFLYCHRDRDAIRHLYRVASGLDSMVLGEPQILGQVKKAHLEARQAGVLKTSLDRLFQSAFSVAKRVRTETNLGASPVSVAFSAVRLATRIFGALAGSNTLLVGAGETIELVARHLRDQGVRHLTIANRTLANARALADEFEARAVALADLDHVLPEADIVVACTASPVPVISKIAIQKALKARRRKPMLVLDLGVPRDIEPAVADLEDAYVYTVDDIGAMIEESMKSRRDAADQGEAIIDLQVEHFLAWLKLFDGQATIRALREQAERERDEQVQRARQALAAGRSPEEVLDLLAHGLTNKLLHAPTVALRDAAKRADMDLLRAAGRLFDLHDSENS from the coding sequence ATGCCGATTTTCGCCCTTGGACTCAATCACCAAACCGCGCCGATTCATCTGCGCGAGAAGGTGTCGTTGATGCCCGAGCGGTTCGGTGAGGCATTGAACGCGCTGAAGCGTGAAACGGGGGTTGAGGAAGCGGTATTGGTATCGACCTGCAATCGCACCGAATTATTTCTCAGTGGCGACGAGCGGGCGCTGAACGGCAGTACCGCCTGGCTGCACCGGTATTTTGAACTGAACCCGGGGGCGCTGGACAGCTTTCTGTACTGCCACCGGGACCGGGACGCGATCCGGCATTTGTACCGGGTGGCCTCTGGGCTCGACTCCATGGTGCTGGGCGAGCCCCAGATCCTGGGGCAGGTCAAGAAGGCGCATCTGGAGGCGCGGCAGGCGGGCGTGCTGAAAACGAGCCTGGACCGGTTGTTCCAGTCGGCGTTTTCGGTCGCCAAGCGGGTCCGGACCGAAACAAATCTTGGCGCGTCGCCCGTTTCCGTGGCGTTTTCGGCCGTGCGCCTGGCCACGCGAATCTTTGGCGCGCTGGCCGGGTCGAACACGTTATTGGTCGGCGCGGGCGAGACCATCGAGCTCGTGGCCCGGCACTTGCGCGATCAGGGCGTGCGGCATCTGACGATTGCGAACCGGACGCTGGCGAATGCGCGAGCCTTGGCGGACGAGTTTGAGGCGCGGGCGGTCGCCCTGGCTGACCTCGATCACGTGCTGCCCGAGGCCGACATAGTGGTGGCATGCACGGCGAGCCCCGTGCCAGTTATCAGCAAGATCGCGATTCAAAAAGCGCTGAAGGCGCGGCGGCGCAAGCCAATGCTGGTGCTCGATCTGGGCGTGCCGCGTGACATCGAGCCGGCGGTTGCTGATCTGGAAGACGCATATGTCTACACGGTGGATGATATTGGCGCGATGATCGAAGAGAGCATGAAGTCGCGTCGTGATGCGGCCGATCAAGGCGAGGCCATCATCGACTTGCAGGTCGAGCATTTTCTCGCCTGGCTCAAACTGTTCGACGGTCAGGCGACGATTCGGGCGCTCCGCGAGCAGGCCGAGCGGGAGCGCGATGAGCAGGTGCAGAGGGCGCGCCAGGCGCTGGCGGCTGGGCGTTCGCCTGAGGAAGTTCTTGATTTGCTGGCCCATGGTTTAACCAACAAGTTGCTGCATGCGCCGACCGTGGCGCTGCGCGATGCGGCCAAGCGCGCGGATATGGACTTGCTGCGCGCGGCGGGTCGTTTGTTTGATTTGCACGATTCAGAGAATTCATGA
- a CDS encoding tetratricopeptide repeat protein, whose translation MTNVPHQIPRLLSLTLLPWLLVACAATGPRDAPEAALAPPSQLDNPGKALASRIGAEFARQDGREADVALELAASARLSDRPELARTALRAAMRARNDAVSTEMLSRWRALAPDDKLVDAYAAAMALGKGKTSDATALITPRQDDPKLPTDMVEALRWLPDLDRILPFLSTLADLSPTAAAAITYSRFADTAKAPEFARDILDSAIERAPEDAILRAYRARLVQESNPELARADLQQAVLLKPDSRELRLSLAAVEDLQGRTDLAARVLEAFPGKDEDVIGVQLAYAAKSEDPALITSACKRLAGLDKPHPSQRLQLLGTCAELAEDAAEAIRVYRQIGKDDAEFVEAQMRIAAVQVQGAQFADSQKTLEQLREAGTLNREELVRTYLLESESAATANDDKLALDALNRGLDALPDDQDLLYARSLRHENVGDIKGAEADLRRLIEIDPENADALNALGYTLADNTKRYQEALSLIEQAMVLKPDDAAILDSMGWVKFHMGELDEAISLLKAAYEKQAEAEIAAHLGEALWQAGREDEARLVWEEAKAQQPEDPALINTLKRYGL comes from the coding sequence ATGACGAACGTTCCACACCAAATTCCCCGTTTGCTGAGTTTGACGCTGCTGCCGTGGCTTCTGGTGGCCTGCGCCGCCACCGGCCCGCGCGACGCCCCAGAAGCTGCCTTGGCGCCGCCATCGCAGCTCGACAACCCGGGCAAGGCTCTGGCGTCCCGAATCGGCGCCGAATTCGCCCGCCAGGACGGCCGCGAGGCCGACGTGGCCTTGGAATTGGCCGCCTCCGCCCGCCTGTCCGACCGGCCCGAACTCGCCCGTACAGCGCTTCGGGCGGCCATGCGTGCCCGGAACGACGCGGTTTCTACGGAAATGCTCAGCCGCTGGCGCGCACTGGCGCCCGACGACAAGCTGGTGGACGCCTATGCTGCCGCCATGGCCTTGGGTAAGGGCAAGACCAGCGACGCCACGGCCCTGATCACCCCGCGTCAGGACGACCCCAAACTCCCGACCGATATGGTCGAAGCCCTGCGCTGGCTGCCCGACCTCGATCGCATCCTGCCGTTCCTGTCGACCCTGGCCGACCTCAGCCCGACTGCCGCGGCCGCCATTACCTATAGCCGCTTTGCCGATACCGCCAAGGCCCCAGAGTTCGCCCGGGATATTCTCGACAGCGCCATTGAGCGCGCGCCTGAAGACGCCATTTTGCGCGCCTATCGGGCCCGGCTGGTGCAGGAATCGAACCCCGAACTCGCTCGCGCCGACCTGCAACAGGCCGTGCTGCTGAAGCCAGACTCGCGCGAATTGCGCTTGAGCCTGGCCGCCGTCGAAGACCTTCAAGGCCGTACGGACCTGGCAGCACGGGTGCTCGAAGCCTTTCCGGGCAAGGACGAAGACGTGATCGGCGTGCAGCTCGCCTACGCCGCCAAGTCTGAAGACCCAGCGCTCATCACGTCGGCGTGCAAGCGCCTGGCTGGCCTGGACAAGCCGCATCCGTCCCAGCGACTGCAACTGCTCGGCACCTGCGCCGAGCTCGCCGAGGACGCCGCCGAGGCCATTCGCGTGTACCGCCAAATTGGCAAGGACGATGCTGAATTCGTTGAAGCCCAGATGCGCATTGCTGCCGTCCAAGTTCAAGGTGCGCAATTCGCCGACAGTCAGAAGACGCTGGAGCAATTGCGCGAAGCCGGCACGCTGAATCGCGAGGAGCTGGTTCGGACCTATCTGCTGGAATCGGAATCCGCCGCCACGGCGAACGACGACAAACTGGCGCTCGACGCATTGAATCGCGGCCTGGATGCCCTGCCCGATGACCAGGACTTGCTCTACGCCCGCTCGCTCCGCCACGAAAACGTCGGCGACATCAAAGGCGCCGAGGCCGACCTGCGTCGGCTGATCGAAATCGACCCCGAAAACGCCGATGCCCTGAACGCGCTCGGCTACACGCTGGCCGACAACACGAAGCGCTACCAGGAAGCGCTGAGCCTGATCGAGCAGGCCATGGTGCTCAAACCCGACGATGCCGCGATTCTGGACAGCATGGGCTGGGTCAAATTCCACATGGGCGAATTGGACGAGGCCATTAGCCTCCTGAAAGCCGCCTACGAAAAGCAGGCCGAAGCCGAAATCGCGGCGCACTTGGGCGAAGCCTTGTGGCAGGCCGGCCGCGAGGATGAAGCCCGTCTGGTATGGGAAGAAGCGAAGGCCCAGCAGCCCGAAGACCCAGCCCTGATCAACACGTTGAAGCGCTATGGTCTGTAA
- the lolB gene encoding lipoprotein insertase outer membrane protein LolB, giving the protein MVCKRWRVLALPLVALTLVALLASCASQSTRDLPPSDAADVAPAPVIVPTHWQLSGKIALSNGQDSGSGRLEWQQDGDFFNMSLRSPISGQSWQLLGGPEGCALEGFKPEPVMASTPEELVRRELGWELPVGSLKGWLFGQIEPSATTRYDANGRVLEHTDDGWTITYRDWREQQGHWLPGKVFAKKKPYQVRLAIQTWNLDEPSPDNANQP; this is encoded by the coding sequence ATGGTCTGTAAGCGTTGGCGTGTTTTGGCGCTGCCCTTGGTAGCGCTGACATTGGTAGCGCTGCTCGCATCGTGCGCGTCGCAGTCAACACGCGACCTCCCGCCTTCTGATGCAGCCGACGTGGCGCCAGCGCCCGTCATCGTGCCGACGCACTGGCAACTGAGCGGCAAGATCGCGCTCAGCAATGGCCAAGATAGCGGCAGCGGCCGCTTGGAATGGCAGCAGGACGGCGACTTCTTCAACATGTCGCTGCGCTCCCCCATTTCCGGCCAGAGCTGGCAGTTGCTCGGTGGCCCCGAAGGCTGTGCGCTCGAAGGCTTCAAGCCAGAGCCCGTGATGGCCAGCACGCCCGAAGAGCTCGTCCGGCGTGAACTCGGCTGGGAACTCCCCGTCGGCTCGCTGAAGGGCTGGCTGTTCGGGCAGATTGAACCAAGCGCGACCACCCGTTACGACGCCAACGGCCGCGTGCTGGAGCACACCGACGACGGCTGGACCATCACCTACCGCGACTGGCGCGAGCAGCAAGGCCACTGGCTGCCCGGCAAGGTGTTCGCGAAGAAGAAGCCGTATCAAGTGCGCCTCGCGATCCAGACCTGGAACCTAGACGAACCAAGCCCGGACAACGCCAACCAGCCATGA
- the ispE gene encoding 4-(cytidine 5'-diphospho)-2-C-methyl-D-erythritol kinase has translation MSLTWFPAPAKINLFLHVTGRRADGYHELQTVFQLIDLCDQVGLKVRDDGVIQALHRLPGLDPEHDLSVRAARALQAATGTPLGCDIELQKHIPAGAGLGGGSSDAATVLCALNALWGTKLNETELAAIGLKLGADVPVFVHGYSAFAEGVGEALQPLELGPACYALVFPGETVPTAEIFRDPELTRNTPPIKISLLREGVSTHNDLQAVATRHYQEIGAAIDWLKRFGDARMSGSGSSVFVRVDSQTAAEAIKAEAPSRWRTWCVRGIDQSPLHIALRNLSAR, from the coding sequence ATGAGCCTGACTTGGTTCCCGGCTCCGGCCAAGATCAATTTGTTCCTCCATGTCACCGGCCGCCGTGCCGATGGCTATCACGAGCTGCAGACCGTCTTTCAGCTGATTGATCTGTGTGATCAGGTGGGTCTGAAGGTCCGCGATGACGGCGTCATCCAGGCGCTGCACCGTCTCCCCGGCCTGGATCCGGAGCACGACCTCAGCGTTCGCGCCGCCCGCGCCTTGCAAGCCGCCACCGGCACCCCGCTCGGCTGTGACATTGAATTACAGAAACACATTCCGGCGGGCGCTGGCCTCGGCGGCGGCAGCTCCGATGCCGCCACGGTGCTCTGCGCGTTAAACGCGCTCTGGGGCACCAAGCTGAACGAAACCGAACTCGCCGCCATTGGCCTCAAGCTGGGCGCCGATGTGCCGGTGTTTGTGCACGGATACAGCGCGTTTGCTGAAGGTGTGGGCGAGGCCTTGCAGCCCCTGGAACTTGGGCCAGCCTGCTATGCCCTCGTTTTTCCAGGAGAAACCGTCCCCACCGCAGAAATTTTTCGCGATCCAGAATTGACACGGAACACGCCACCAATCAAAATCTCGCTTCTTCGTGAGGGGGTTTCGACTCATAACGATCTCCAGGCCGTGGCAACGCGCCATTACCAGGAAATCGGCGCTGCAATCGATTGGCTGAAACGCTTCGGTGATGCGCGCATGAGTGGCAGTGGTTCGTCGGTGTTTGTTCGCGTCGATTCGCAAACAGCAGCCGAGGCAATCAAGGCCGAGGCTCCGTCACGTTGGCGCACTTGGTGTGTGCGCGGTATCGATCAGTCGCCGCTTCATATTGCCCTTCGCAATCTGTCAGCGCGCTGA